A stretch of the Lolium perenne isolate Kyuss_39 chromosome 3, Kyuss_2.0, whole genome shotgun sequence genome encodes the following:
- the LOC127341694 gene encoding uncharacterized protein, with product MPGSIDISLSLASGQVASGGPCPQNGVPGAIAGSSDPRHDDATAASNSFLLGLESMRAEIKEAVRCSQSANDAWLETRRDVADLSVFLNNQHHHREPTTQDYLAALRLAPDAFAAIKWPITSVKEFKVAVLAALDARGVAVDELVALGMLTAPCLTAHPRAKSSGKRKAPDEPTEASSHGVLLTRKANKLAALIVDGVTNNRLLDRCWVELQGNPVVYVTGIVLKLILTGEADLDVSFCDAASRMMNRIEAVKFACGHTEAPRCFMPPTFVHRVLSRIQSDVALVDILANSTIEFNVRACMEFVAVVPAGNGWACYAWGFSKRNFTLIDPLAHGMTVQEVKNKHRATYEALFHKLTVHAIPAIRDAPWTEVIHTDVGGSCPRNSTGIYSVLAAKIVDCNTGEIALDHFDMAQCTRNIVYSVVDLDDNKTKIPDISSLYGATKLPVPLSLVRK from the exons ATGCCTGGCTCTATTGATATCTCGTTGTCTCTAGCGTCGGGCCAAGTTGCGAGCGGCGGCCCTTGTCCGCAG AATGGTGTACCAGGTGCTATTGCTGGCTCTTCAGATCCGCGACACGATGATGCTACTGCTGCTTCAAAT AGTTTTCTGCTTGGGCTGGAGTCCATGAGGGCTGAGATTAAGGAGGCCGTGAGATGCTCTCAATCTGCAAACGATGCCTGGCTCGAGACTCGCCGTGATGTAGCTGATCTATCAGTTTTTCTGAATAACCAGCATCACCACCGCGAGCCGACCACTCAGGACTACTTGGCTGCTCTCCGTCTTGCTCCAGATGCTTTTGCTGCCATCAAATGGCCAATAACAAG TGTGAAAGAATTCAAAGTTGCTGTCTTGGCTGCTCTTGATGCTCGGGGTGTAGCTGTAGACGAGTTGGTTGCTCTTGGTATGCTGACTGCTCCATGTTTAACCGCGCACCCTCGTGCTAAGTCCTCTGGTAAGAGGAAAGCTCCTGATGAGCCGACTGAAGCTTCCAGCCATGGCGTACTGCTAACGCGCAAGGCCAACAAGCTTGCTGCATTGATTGTCGACGGTGTCACAAACAACCGTCTCCTTGACAG GTGCTGGGTGGAGCTGCAAGGGAACCCCGTTGTGTATGTCACCGGGATAGTTCTCAAGCTGATTCTTACTGGGGAAGCTGATCTCGACGTATCTTTCTGCGATGCTGCATCACGTATGATGAACAGGATTGAGGCTGTTAAGTTCGCTTGTGGCCACACTGAAGCTCCTCGCTGTTTCATGCCACCTACATTCGTG CATCGTGTTTTGTCCAGGATTCAGTCTGACGTGGCTCTGGTGGACATTTTGGCCAATTCAACCATAGAGTTCAACGTCCGTGCTTGCATGGAG TTCGTTGCTGTTGTTCCTGCTGGCAATGGTTGGGCTTGCTATGCTTGGGGTTTTAGCAAACGTAACTTCACACTGATTGATCCCTTGGCTCACGGCATGACTGTCCAAGAGGTGAAGAACAAGCACAGGGCTACGTACGAGGCATTGTTCCACAAGCTTACTGTGCATGCCATCCCTGCCATCAGAGATGCTCCCTGGACTGAGGTTATTCACACTGATGTTGGCGGCAGCTGCCCCAG GAACTCGACAGGGATATACTCGGTCTTGGCGGCTAAGATTGTTGATTGCAATACTGGTGAAATCGCCCTCGACCATTTTGACATGGCGCAGTGCACCAGGAACATAGTCTACAGTGTGGTTGACCTGGATGACAATAAGACGAAAATTCCGGATATCTCCAGCCTCTACGGCGCCACCAAACTGCCCGTGCCTCTTAGTCTGGTCCGTAAGTGA